A genomic segment from Pseudomonas mendocina encodes:
- a CDS encoding efflux RND transporter periplasmic adaptor subunit, protein MSRHALPLVASLGLVFVLSACGNGEQAEQPVRPAMVVQPQPATALVDSYPGEVRARYEPELAFRIGGKVSKRMVDVGDRVKKDQALAELDPQDVRLQLEATRAQMAAAEANLQTVRAERERYKALLGRNLVSRSQFDNVENQYRAGEARLKQVKAEYDVARNQTDYAVLRASQDGVIARRAVEVGQVVAAGQTVFTLAADGEREVSISLPEQIFGRFEIGQAVEVELWSQPDQRFPGRIREMAPAADPQSRTFAARVAFSEGKVPAELGQSARVFIASNGEVPLAVPLSALSSEQGKAFVWVIDPREHTVQRRPVRVGAYGDDRVPVLEGLSASDWVVAAGVQLLREGQKVRPVDRDNRNVELAAKE, encoded by the coding sequence ATGTCTCGCCACGCTCTTCCCCTGGTCGCTTCTCTGGGTCTGGTCTTCGTGTTGTCTGCCTGTGGCAATGGAGAGCAGGCCGAACAGCCGGTTCGCCCGGCCATGGTGGTGCAGCCGCAGCCGGCCACCGCTCTGGTCGACAGCTATCCGGGTGAGGTGCGCGCGCGCTATGAGCCGGAGCTGGCCTTCCGCATCGGTGGCAAGGTGAGCAAGCGCATGGTGGACGTCGGTGACCGGGTGAAGAAGGACCAGGCACTGGCCGAGCTGGACCCGCAGGACGTGCGGCTGCAACTGGAAGCCACCCGTGCGCAGATGGCGGCGGCAGAGGCCAACCTGCAGACCGTGCGCGCCGAGCGTGAACGCTACAAGGCGCTGCTCGGGCGCAACCTGGTCAGTCGCTCGCAGTTCGACAACGTCGAGAATCAGTACCGTGCTGGTGAGGCCCGGCTGAAACAGGTCAAGGCCGAGTACGACGTGGCGCGCAACCAGACCGACTACGCCGTGCTGCGCGCTTCGCAGGATGGCGTGATCGCTCGCCGTGCGGTCGAGGTCGGGCAGGTGGTGGCAGCCGGGCAAACCGTGTTCACCCTGGCCGCCGATGGCGAGCGTGAGGTATCCATCAGCCTGCCGGAGCAGATCTTCGGCCGTTTCGAGATCGGTCAGGCGGTCGAGGTGGAGCTGTGGTCGCAGCCCGACCAGCGTTTCCCCGGGCGCATTCGCGAAATGGCGCCGGCGGCCGATCCGCAATCGCGTACCTTCGCCGCTCGTGTCGCTTTCAGTGAAGGCAAGGTGCCGGCCGAGCTGGGGCAGAGCGCGCGCGTCTTCATTGCCAGCAACGGCGAAGTGCCGCTTGCTGTGCCGCTGTCGGCACTCAGTTCCGAGCAGGGCAAGGCTTTCGTCTGGGTCATCGACCCCAGGGAGCACACCGTGCAACGCCGGCCGGTCCGTGTGGGCGCCTATGGTGACGACCGCGTGCCGGTGCTGGAGGGGCTTTCCGCCTCCGACTGGGTGGTGGCCGCTGGCGTCCAGTTGCTACGTGAGGGCCAGAAGGTGCGCCCCGTGGATCGCGACAATCGCAACGTCGAACTGGCAGCCAAGGAGTAA
- a CDS encoding TetR/AcrR family transcriptional regulator: MPKKLLQPTGPGRPKDPAKRLAILEAAKSLFLRNGYDGSSMDAIAAEAGVSKLTVYSHFTDKETLFSAAIKAKCEEQLPELLFELPDNVPLESQLLGIARGFLALVNSRESVEMHRMMVSLASQGSKLSQMFYEAGPKRVQDEMEVLLHKAAQRGLLSLDDPHLAADHFFSLLKGGAHFRLLIGCGEPLEGEAAEHHVQDAVQLFLRAYRP; the protein is encoded by the coding sequence ATGCCCAAGAAATTGTTACAGCCTACCGGTCCCGGCCGCCCGAAGGATCCCGCCAAACGCCTGGCCATTCTCGAGGCGGCCAAGAGCCTGTTCCTGCGTAATGGTTACGACGGCAGCAGCATGGACGCGATCGCCGCAGAGGCCGGGGTTTCCAAGCTCACCGTGTACAGCCACTTCACCGACAAGGAGACCCTCTTCTCCGCGGCGATCAAGGCCAAATGCGAGGAACAGCTGCCGGAACTGTTGTTCGAACTACCGGACAACGTGCCATTGGAAAGCCAGCTACTGGGCATCGCGCGCGGCTTCCTGGCGCTGGTCAATAGCCGCGAATCAGTGGAAATGCACCGGATGATGGTGAGCCTGGCCAGCCAGGGCTCCAAGCTGTCGCAGATGTTCTACGAAGCCGGCCCGAAACGGGTGCAGGATGAGATGGAAGTGCTGCTGCACAAAGCGGCCCAGCGCGGACTGCTGAGCCTGGACGATCCGCACCTGGCCGCCGACCACTTCTTCAGCCTGCTCAAGGGCGGCGCGCATTTCCGCCTGCTGATCGGCTGTGGCGAGCCGCTTGAGGGTGAAGCCGCGGAACATCATGTGCAGGACGCGGTGCAACTGTTTCTGCGCGCTTATCGGCCCTGA
- a CDS encoding class I SAM-dependent methyltransferase, whose translation MTDERHNASIRIQALHPQYAEAAAQWASRLGLALEGETEFALQLGDDGLQLVELGDKAPGPVRVDFVEGAAAHRRQFGGGSGQMIAKAVGVQSGIRPRILDATAGLGRDAFVLASLGCDMTLIERQPLVAALLEDGLQRAALDLEVAPIIARMCLLTGNAIELMRAWQGEAPQVIYLDPMFPHRDKSALVKKEMRLFRPFVGDDMDAPVLLEAALALATHRVVVKRPRKAPAIEGSKPSYVLEGKSSRYDIYPKKKLEAGA comes from the coding sequence ATGACCGACGAGCGGCACAACGCCAGCATCCGCATCCAAGCCCTGCATCCTCAGTACGCCGAAGCGGCCGCCCAATGGGCGTCACGCCTGGGCCTGGCGCTCGAGGGGGAAACCGAGTTCGCCCTGCAGTTGGGGGATGACGGGCTGCAGCTGGTCGAGTTGGGCGACAAGGCACCCGGCCCGGTGCGGGTGGACTTCGTCGAGGGGGCGGCGGCGCATCGACGTCAGTTCGGTGGTGGCAGCGGACAGATGATCGCCAAGGCGGTGGGGGTGCAGTCGGGGATTCGCCCGCGCATCCTCGATGCGACGGCAGGACTGGGGCGCGATGCCTTCGTGCTGGCCAGCCTGGGTTGCGACATGACCTTGATCGAGCGCCAACCGCTGGTCGCCGCGCTGCTGGAGGATGGTTTGCAACGTGCGGCGCTCGATCTTGAAGTGGCGCCCATCATCGCCCGCATGTGCCTGCTCACCGGCAATGCCATCGAGCTGATGCGCGCCTGGCAGGGTGAGGCGCCACAGGTGATTTACCTCGACCCGATGTTTCCGCATCGCGACAAGAGTGCGTTGGTAAAGAAGGAGATGCGTCTGTTCCGTCCCTTCGTCGGTGACGATATGGACGCGCCGGTATTGCTCGAGGCTGCGCTCGCGCTGGCCACCCATCGTGTGGTGGTCAAGCGCCCGCGCAAGGCCCCGGCTATCGAAGGTAGTAAGCCGAGTTATGTGCTGGAGGGCAAATCCAGCCGCTACGACATCTATCCGAAGAAGAAGCTGGAAGCCGGCGCTTAG
- a CDS encoding extensin-like domain-containing protein codes for MLIRIIGRLLFLALLLCAALLVALWRGWVEVAPRLNPWAPLDVREAPNLLTPFKLWRLSEDRELCDLALATSELRFTRLEDSTPHPGCPIENAVRIQGASVGLSSSFMATCPLAVSFALFERHGLQPAAQAVFGQPVTRIEHVGSFACRSIAGSQRPSQHSYANALDMVGFRLRDGRRISVLHDWPGEGDKTRFLRLVQEAACESFNVTLGPEYNAAHRDHFHVDMGMWRMCR; via the coding sequence ATGCTGATACGGATAATCGGCCGTTTGCTGTTTCTCGCCCTGCTGCTGTGTGCGGCGCTGCTGGTAGCGCTGTGGCGTGGCTGGGTTGAGGTGGCGCCACGGCTCAACCCCTGGGCGCCACTGGACGTGCGCGAAGCGCCGAACCTGCTGACTCCGTTCAAACTCTGGCGCCTGAGTGAGGATCGTGAGCTGTGTGACTTGGCTCTGGCGACTTCCGAGCTGCGTTTCACACGCCTTGAAGACAGCACACCGCATCCTGGCTGCCCGATTGAAAATGCCGTGCGTATCCAGGGGGCCAGCGTTGGCCTGAGCAGCAGTTTCATGGCTACCTGCCCGCTGGCGGTGAGCTTCGCCCTGTTCGAGCGACATGGCTTGCAGCCGGCTGCGCAGGCGGTGTTCGGCCAGCCGGTGACCCGTATCGAACACGTCGGCAGTTTCGCCTGTCGCAGCATCGCCGGCAGTCAGCGGCCCAGCCAGCATTCCTATGCCAATGCGCTGGACATGGTCGGCTTTCGCCTGCGCGACGGCCGGCGCATCAGCGTGCTTCACGACTGGCCAGGGGAGGGCGACAAGACGCGCTTTCTACGTCTGGTACAGGAGGCGGCGTGCGAAAGCTTCAACGTCACCCTGGGGCCGGAATACAACGCCGCCCATCGTGATCATTTTCACGTGGACATGGGCATGTGGCGGATGTGCCGCTAG
- a CDS encoding DUF72 domain-containing protein — translation MSAALPYFLGCPSWSEAAWRATLYPRDTRPTDFLGRYTEVFNAVEGNTTFYARPNEQTAARWALAMPAHFRFCAKLPRDISHSEDLCRQLDEVAQFRQLLAPLGARVAPYWLQLPAAFGPSRLAELAAFIEQWGDWPLAVEVRHPEFFAKGDAERVLNRLLHERGIERICLDSRALFSCDSQEPAVLHAQAKKPRLPTRPTAFSQHPQLRFIGHPELLANDPFMQPWLDKVAGWIEQGLAPYVFAHTSDNRLAPELARRFHQQLMQRLPGLPELPVLQTEPELEQLGLL, via the coding sequence ATGAGTGCTGCGCTTCCCTATTTTCTTGGTTGTCCATCCTGGAGCGAAGCGGCCTGGCGCGCCACGCTCTACCCGCGGGACACGCGCCCCACGGATTTTCTCGGTCGCTATACCGAGGTATTCAATGCGGTAGAGGGCAACACCACGTTCTACGCCAGGCCCAACGAGCAAACGGCTGCTCGCTGGGCGCTGGCGATGCCGGCGCACTTTCGTTTCTGTGCCAAGTTGCCTCGCGATATCAGCCATAGCGAGGATCTGTGCCGGCAGCTCGACGAGGTCGCGCAGTTCCGCCAGCTGCTGGCGCCGCTTGGCGCTCGGGTTGCGCCATACTGGCTGCAATTGCCGGCTGCCTTCGGCCCTTCGCGCTTGGCCGAGCTGGCTGCGTTTATCGAGCAGTGGGGCGACTGGCCGCTGGCCGTCGAGGTGCGCCACCCGGAATTCTTCGCCAAGGGCGATGCCGAACGCGTGCTCAATCGCCTGTTGCATGAGCGCGGTATCGAGCGCATCTGCCTAGACTCGCGTGCGCTGTTCAGCTGCGATTCGCAGGAGCCTGCCGTGCTGCATGCGCAGGCCAAGAAACCGCGCCTGCCGACTCGGCCCACCGCGTTCAGCCAGCATCCACAGCTGCGTTTCATCGGCCATCCCGAACTGCTGGCCAACGACCCCTTCATGCAGCCCTGGCTGGACAAGGTCGCCGGCTGGATCGAACAGGGGCTCGCTCCCTACGTCTTCGCGCACACCTCTGACAATCGCCTGGCGCCCGAGCTGGCACGGCGTTTTCACCAGCAACTGATGCAGCGCCTGCCGGGCTTGCCCGAGTTGCCGGTGCTGCAGACGGAACCTGAACTGGAGCAGCTCGGCCTGCTCTGA
- the tsaB gene encoding tRNA (adenosine(37)-N6)-threonylcarbamoyltransferase complex dimerization subunit type 1 TsaB, with protein sequence MTTLLALDTATEACSVALLHDGRVLSHYEVAPRLHAQRLLPMIQQLLGDAGIAASALDAIAFGRGPGAFTGVRIAIGVVQGLAFALDRPVLPVSNLAVLAQRALREQGATQVAAAIDARMDEVYWGCYHAEAGEMRLLGQEAVLPPEQAEAPRGSGGEWFGAGTGWGTFATRIALQPTSVDGSMLPHAEDLLSLARFAWARGEALPADQAQPVYLRDQVATPKAPPA encoded by the coding sequence ATGACCACTCTCCTGGCCCTGGATACCGCCACCGAAGCCTGCTCCGTCGCGCTGCTGCATGACGGTCGCGTGCTCAGCCACTATGAAGTTGCCCCGCGTCTGCATGCGCAGCGCCTGTTGCCGATGATCCAGCAACTGCTGGGCGACGCCGGCATCGCGGCTTCGGCGCTGGACGCCATCGCCTTTGGCCGTGGCCCCGGTGCCTTCACCGGTGTACGCATCGCCATTGGCGTGGTGCAGGGCCTGGCTTTCGCGCTGGATCGGCCGGTGCTGCCGGTCTCAAACCTGGCTGTGTTGGCCCAGCGTGCGCTGCGTGAGCAAGGCGCCACCCAGGTTGCGGCAGCGATCGATGCGCGCATGGATGAAGTCTACTGGGGCTGCTATCACGCCGAGGCGGGAGAAATGCGTCTGCTCGGGCAGGAAGCGGTGTTGCCACCCGAGCAGGCCGAAGCACCGCGTGGTAGCGGTGGCGAATGGTTCGGTGCAGGTACGGGCTGGGGCACCTTTGCCACGCGTATCGCCCTCCAGCCCACGAGCGTGGATGGCAGCATGTTGCCGCATGCCGAAGACCTGCTGAGTCTGGCTCGTTTCGCCTGGGCGCGCGGTGAGGCCTTGCCTGCCGATCAGGCGCAGCCGGTCTACCTGCGTGACCAGGTCGCCACGCCGAAGGCTCCGCCGGCATGA
- a CDS encoding 5'-nucleotidase, lipoprotein e(P4) family, with the protein MTEKRIWLGLAVSLLSTPLVFAETAAQSKTDCSVAQFTMGLRFQQQSAEVQALQLQAYNIATEKLDKAVAAAKDPSKLAIVTDLDETVIDNSALLARDLANCHQYDAWDTWLPWERDGTPELIPGAKKFLEHADKLGVTIRYISDRADEQKKYTLATLTKLGLPQVSEESVLLLGPPKVERRAIVSADHQIIMLLGDTLHDFDTRFRKTPLDAQRKTVADEADKWGVEWIVFPNAGYGTWSKAPLKGWEAKPVVEPW; encoded by the coding sequence ATGACCGAGAAACGCATCTGGCTGGGCCTTGCGGTATCGCTATTGAGCACTCCGCTGGTATTTGCCGAGACCGCCGCACAGAGCAAGACTGATTGTTCGGTCGCGCAATTCACCATGGGTTTGCGCTTTCAGCAACAGTCCGCGGAGGTCCAGGCGCTCCAGTTGCAGGCCTACAACATCGCCACGGAGAAGCTCGACAAGGCCGTAGCGGCGGCGAAGGATCCTTCCAAGCTGGCCATCGTCACCGACCTCGATGAGACCGTGATCGACAACAGCGCCCTGTTGGCACGCGACCTGGCCAACTGTCACCAATACGATGCCTGGGATACCTGGCTGCCGTGGGAGCGTGACGGCACGCCCGAGCTGATCCCCGGTGCGAAGAAATTCCTCGAACATGCCGACAAGCTCGGCGTGACCATCCGCTACATCTCCGACCGTGCCGACGAGCAGAAGAAATACACCCTGGCTACCCTCACAAAGCTGGGGCTGCCCCAGGTATCGGAGGAGAGTGTGTTGCTGCTCGGCCCGCCCAAGGTCGAGCGTCGCGCCATCGTCAGCGCGGATCACCAGATCATCATGCTGCTGGGCGATACCCTGCATGACTTCGACACACGTTTTCGCAAGACGCCGCTCGACGCGCAGCGCAAGACTGTCGCCGACGAGGCCGATAAATGGGGCGTCGAGTGGATCGTGTTCCCCAACGCCGGTTACGGCACTTGGTCCAAGGCGCCGCTCAAAGGCTGGGAGGCCAAGCCGGTAGTCGAGCCCTGGTAA
- the adk gene encoding adenylate kinase translates to MRVILLGAPGAGKGTQARYITEKFGIPQISTGDMLRAAVKAGTELGLKAKSVMDAGGLVSDDLIINLVKERIAQDDCANGFLFDGFPRTIPQAEALRDAGVALDHVVEIAVDDEEIVKRLSGRRVHPASGRVYHTEYNPPKVAGKDDLTGEELVQREDDKEETVRHRLSVYHSQTKPLVDFYQKLSAATGTPKCSHIPGVGSVEEITAKTLAALD, encoded by the coding sequence ATGCGCGTGATTCTGCTAGGGGCGCCCGGTGCCGGCAAAGGTACCCAGGCTCGCTACATCACCGAGAAGTTCGGCATTCCGCAAATCTCCACCGGCGACATGCTGCGCGCAGCGGTCAAGGCTGGCACCGAGCTCGGCCTGAAGGCCAAGAGCGTGATGGACGCCGGCGGTCTGGTCTCCGACGACCTGATCATCAACCTGGTCAAGGAGCGCATCGCTCAAGACGATTGCGCCAACGGCTTTTTGTTCGATGGTTTCCCGCGCACCATCCCGCAAGCCGAAGCGCTGCGTGATGCTGGCGTAGCCCTGGACCACGTGGTGGAAATCGCCGTCGACGACGAAGAAATCGTCAAGCGTCTGTCCGGTCGCCGTGTACACCCGGCTTCCGGCCGCGTTTACCACACCGAGTACAACCCGCCGAAGGTTGCCGGCAAGGACGATCTGACCGGTGAGGAGCTGGTTCAGCGCGAAGACGACAAGGAAGAGACCGTGCGTCATCGTCTGTCCGTCTACCACTCGCAGACCAAGCCGTTGGTGGATTTCTACCAGAAGCTTTCCGCCGCAACCGGTACGCCGAAGTGCAGCCATATTCCGGGCGTCGGCAGCGTCGAAGAAATCACCGCGAAGACCCTGGCCGCTCTGGACTGA
- the ppc gene encoding phosphoenolpyruvate carboxylase: MAEIDARLREEVHLLGELLGHTISTQLGDEFLDKIERIRKAAKAGRSGSDAGAEQLTSTLGDLGDDELLPVARAFNQFLNLANIAEQQHRVRRRRAGEPEPFELRVLDELLERLLAEGQGGDELARQLGRLDIELVLTAHPTEVARRTLIQKYDAIAAQLTALDHSDLSRGERERIVERLQRLIAEAWHTEEIRRSRPSPVDEAKWGFAVIEHSLWQAVPQFLRRADQSLQAATGLRLPLEAAPIRFASWMGGDRDGNPNVTARVTREVLLLARWMAADLYLRDVDHLAAELSMQQASDELRAQVGDSAEPYRALLKQLRERLRETRSWAQQALTADIAAGPSVLQDNRDLLAPLQLCYQSLHQCGMGVIADGPLLDCLRRAATFGLFLVRLDVRQDSARHAAALSEITDYLGLGRYGEWDEEARLSFLQRELDSRRPLLPSDYRPSADTAEVLATCREVAAAPAASLGSYVISMAGAASDVLAVQLLLKEAGLRRPMRVVPLFETLADLDHAGPVMDRLLGLPGYRARLHGPQEVMIGYSDSAKDAGTTAAAWAQYRAQEELVRLCREHQVELLLFHGRGGTVGRGGGPAHAAILSQPPGSVAGRFRTTEQGEMIRFKFGLPDIAEQNLNLYLAAVLEATLLPPPAPEPSWRAMMDRLADVGVKAYRGVVREHPQFVEYFRQATPEQELGRLPLGSRPAKRREGGVESLRAIPWIFAWTQTRLMLPAWLGWEQALGQALAGGDAELLKDMRERWPFFRTRIDMLEMVLTKADASIAALYDERLVESTLQPLGAQLRDLLSQACAAVLELTGQSCLLAHNPETLESISVRNTYLDPLHLLQAELLARCRQREQAPESPLEQALLVSVAGIAAGLRNTG, from the coding sequence ATGGCGGAAATAGATGCGCGTCTGCGTGAAGAGGTGCACCTGCTGGGTGAACTGCTAGGGCACACCATCAGCACCCAGTTGGGCGATGAGTTTCTCGACAAGATCGAGCGCATACGCAAGGCGGCCAAGGCCGGCCGCAGCGGTTCTGATGCCGGTGCCGAGCAGTTGACCAGCACCCTGGGTGACCTCGGCGACGACGAGCTGTTACCCGTGGCCCGTGCGTTCAACCAGTTTCTCAATTTGGCCAATATCGCCGAGCAGCAACATCGCGTGCGTCGCCGCCGTGCGGGCGAGCCCGAACCGTTCGAGCTGCGCGTGCTGGACGAGTTGCTCGAACGCCTGCTCGCCGAGGGACAAGGTGGCGATGAACTGGCGCGTCAGCTGGGGCGCCTGGACATCGAACTGGTGCTGACTGCGCACCCCACCGAAGTAGCGCGGCGTACCCTGATCCAGAAATACGATGCCATCGCCGCGCAACTGACGGCGCTTGATCACAGCGACCTGTCACGGGGTGAACGTGAGCGCATCGTCGAACGCTTGCAACGGTTGATCGCCGAAGCCTGGCACACGGAGGAAATCCGCCGCAGCCGACCCAGTCCGGTGGATGAGGCCAAGTGGGGCTTTGCCGTCATCGAACATTCGCTGTGGCAGGCCGTGCCGCAGTTCCTACGTCGTGCCGATCAGAGTCTGCAGGCCGCCACCGGCTTGCGCTTGCCGCTGGAGGCCGCGCCGATTCGTTTCGCCTCGTGGATGGGCGGCGACCGTGATGGCAACCCCAATGTCACCGCTCGGGTGACGCGCGAGGTGCTGCTGCTGGCGCGCTGGATGGCTGCCGATCTGTACTTGCGCGATGTCGATCACCTGGCCGCCGAGTTGTCCATGCAGCAGGCCAGCGATGAGCTGCGCGCGCAGGTGGGCGACAGCGCCGAGCCCTACCGCGCGCTGCTCAAGCAACTGCGCGAGCGTTTGCGAGAGACACGCAGCTGGGCGCAGCAGGCGCTAACGGCCGATATCGCAGCGGGGCCTTCGGTGTTGCAGGACAACCGCGATCTGCTGGCGCCGCTGCAACTGTGCTATCAGTCGCTGCACCAATGCGGCATGGGTGTCATTGCCGACGGTCCGCTGCTCGATTGCCTGCGCCGTGCCGCGACCTTCGGTCTGTTCCTGGTGCGCCTCGACGTGCGGCAGGACTCTGCCCGGCACGCTGCGGCGCTGTCTGAAATCACCGATTACCTCGGTCTTGGTCGCTACGGCGAATGGGATGAGGAGGCGCGCCTGAGCTTCCTTCAGCGTGAACTGGATAGCCGCCGGCCGTTGCTACCGAGCGACTATCGTCCCTCGGCCGATACGGCCGAAGTGCTCGCCACCTGCCGTGAGGTGGCCGCTGCTCCTGCTGCCTCGCTGGGCTCTTACGTGATCTCCATGGCCGGTGCCGCTTCCGACGTGCTGGCGGTGCAACTGCTGCTGAAGGAGGCTGGGTTGCGGCGGCCGATGCGTGTGGTGCCACTGTTCGAAACCCTGGCCGACCTCGATCACGCCGGGCCGGTTATGGATCGTCTATTGGGGTTGCCCGGCTATCGTGCACGCCTGCATGGCCCGCAGGAAGTGATGATCGGCTATTCCGACTCAGCCAAGGACGCCGGTACCACCGCCGCTGCCTGGGCGCAGTACCGCGCCCAGGAGGAACTGGTGCGCCTGTGTCGCGAGCATCAGGTCGAGTTGCTCCTGTTCCACGGTCGTGGTGGCACCGTGGGGCGTGGTGGTGGCCCGGCTCACGCTGCCATCCTGTCGCAACCGCCTGGCTCGGTCGCGGGACGTTTCCGTACCACCGAACAGGGCGAGATGATCCGTTTCAAGTTCGGCCTGCCGGATATCGCCGAGCAGAACCTCAATCTCTATCTCGCAGCCGTGCTGGAAGCCACGCTGTTGCCGCCGCCGGCCCCGGAGCCTAGCTGGCGAGCGATGATGGATCGCCTCGCTGATGTGGGCGTCAAGGCCTATCGCGGCGTGGTGCGCGAGCATCCGCAGTTCGTCGAGTACTTCCGCCAGGCTACGCCGGAGCAGGAGTTGGGCCGTCTGCCACTGGGCAGTCGTCCGGCCAAGCGGCGTGAAGGGGGTGTGGAAAGCCTGCGCGCGATCCCCTGGATCTTCGCCTGGACCCAGACCCGACTGATGCTGCCGGCCTGGCTCGGCTGGGAGCAGGCGTTGGGGCAAGCGTTGGCGGGGGGCGACGCCGAGTTGCTGAAGGATATGCGTGAGCGCTGGCCTTTCTTCCGTACGCGCATCGATATGCTGGAGATGGTGCTGACCAAGGCCGACGCCAGTATTGCGGCTCTGTATGACGAGCGTCTGGTCGAATCGACGCTGCAGCCGCTGGGTGCGCAGTTACGCGACCTATTGTCGCAGGCCTGTGCTGCGGTACTGGAACTGACCGGCCAGTCGTGCCTGCTTGCGCACAATCCGGAAACCCTGGAATCGATCAGCGTACGCAACACCTATCTCGACCCGCTGCACCTGCTGCAGGCCGAGCTGCTGGCGCGCTGCCGGCAACGTGAACAGGCGCCGGAGAGCCCTCTGGAGCAGGCGCTGCTGGTCAGCGTGGCGGGTATCGCCGCGGGTTTGCGCAACACCGGTTGA
- a CDS encoding DUF4398 domain-containing protein: MELAAMKSRIEKAPRSRLQGIKLAALVLGSSLVLAGCAGNPPTEQYAVTQSAVNAAISAGGTEFAAVEMKAAQDKLKEAELAMHDEDYEKARRLAEQAEWDARVAERKAQAAKAEQALQDARQGVQELREEGMRNAQ; encoded by the coding sequence ATGGAGTTAGCCGCCATGAAGAGCCGTATCGAGAAAGCCCCGCGCAGCCGCCTGCAAGGCATCAAACTGGCTGCCCTGGTATTGGGTAGCAGCCTGGTACTCGCTGGCTGCGCAGGTAACCCGCCTACCGAGCAATACGCCGTGACGCAGTCAGCCGTGAACGCGGCGATCAGCGCCGGCGGCACCGAGTTCGCCGCCGTGGAAATGAAAGCGGCGCAGGACAAGCTCAAGGAAGCCGAGCTGGCCATGCACGATGAAGACTATGAGAAAGCCCGCCGCCTGGCTGAACAGGCCGAATGGGATGCTCGAGTCGCCGAGCGCAAGGCCCAGGCAGCCAAGGCCGAACAAGCGCTGCAGGACGCCCGTCAGGGTGTTCAGGAACTGCGTGAGGAAGGCATGCGTAACGCTCAGTGA
- a CDS encoding OmpA family protein, which produces MRNHVMIPALLALSVGLAACSHQPNANLESARSNYSSLQSDPQASKVAALETKEAKEWLDKADKAYLDKEDEKKVDQLAYLTNKRVEVAKQTIALRTAEAELKNTSAQRAQALLDARDAQIRKLQESLNAKQTERGTLVTFGDVLFDFNKADLKSSALPNVTQLARFLQENPERQVIVEGYTDSVGSASYNQGLSERRAESVRRALIRAGVEPTRIVAQGYGKEYPVADNSTDSGRAQNRRVEVTISNDNQPVAPRSATGA; this is translated from the coding sequence ATGCGTAACCACGTCATGATCCCCGCCCTTCTGGCCCTGAGCGTCGGCCTTGCCGCCTGCTCGCACCAACCCAACGCCAACCTGGAATCGGCGCGTAGCAACTATTCCTCGCTGCAGAGCGATCCGCAGGCGAGCAAGGTCGCCGCCCTTGAAACCAAGGAAGCCAAGGAGTGGCTGGACAAGGCCGACAAGGCCTATCTGGACAAGGAAGACGAGAAGAAGGTCGACCAACTGGCTTACCTGACCAACAAACGTGTCGAGGTAGCCAAGCAGACCATCGCCCTGCGTACTGCCGAAGCCGAGCTGAAGAACACTTCGGCGCAACGCGCCCAGGCCCTGCTCGATGCGCGTGATGCGCAGATCCGCAAACTGCAGGAAAGCCTCAACGCCAAGCAGACCGAACGCGGCACCCTGGTGACCTTCGGCGACGTACTGTTCGACTTCAACAAGGCCGACCTCAAGAGCAGCGCACTGCCCAATGTCACGCAGCTGGCGCGTTTCCTCCAGGAGAACCCTGAGCGCCAGGTGATCGTCGAGGGCTATACCGACAGCGTCGGCTCGGCCAGCTACAACCAGGGCCTGTCCGAGCGCCGCGCCGAGTCCGTGCGTCGTGCGTTGATTCGCGCCGGCGTGGAGCCGACTCGTATCGTCGCCCAGGGCTACGGCAAGGAGTATCCGGTTGCGGATAACTCCACCGACTCCGGTCGCGCGCAGAACCGTCGCGTGGAGGTGACCATCTCCAACGACAACCAGCCTGTGGCTCCGCGCTCCGCTACCGGCGCCTGA